TATAAAGCACTAATTCAAAACAGCATGTACATAATTAATTTCAGGATGTTTAAGTCCTTTTacctaaaacaaaaaaaaataaaaatcaaaccAAACGCAGTCTGAGTAAATGATCATTCAAGAAACGCATTACTTTATTAATTCTGtccagcatatatttgaaatgaGTTTCAACATTTCAACAGAAACATCATCTCCTATAGACATTTGTTCTGTGGAACAGCCAGGCAGTCCATAACCGGGGCAATTCTCCAAAGACTCATTTTGTGCACTGGACATTTCCTCTTATCTGGAACCATTTGCAGTCCAGTCCGTTTGCACGCTCTGTTCCTGCGTCCCACTGGAACAGCCTCTGAGCACTGGTGGAGTTGACCAGGGCTACATACTCCGCCCACTGTTACAGTGCACATGACCAAACGGCACGTGTCTTTCTAAGGCTGGAAGCCTTTCCACAGAGCTGCTATGGGCATGTGTATCTGTGGCCAGACTGAAGTCTTTACTTGAAGCGTTGCTTTTCTCTTTCCTCCTGCCATTGCTGTCTCAGCAGAGAGTATCTGTGTTAAAGGACAACTGCACCTAAAGGCACAATAGAAAAATAGAACCATCATCACCACATCTTGTTTGAAGGGCCCAAGCAATTCATTTTTCCTACTAGAATATTTCATATTCACAATACTATGCAAAAGACTATTAAGTCATGTAACAACGTTGGTTTTTGATTGTAGTGCGAAAGTTCTTCGCTGCTTCcttttaactttattttttttactgtaccACATTATCACATATTTCAGGGTTgctaactctcacgcattgagcgtgagacacacgctctcacgccacacttccgatttctcacaccgaaaaaaaaaactagtttatttacctctgatctatggccactggcgattgatcgatcgcgatataatacttaatttgtgtccattttacaccccaccCAGTAACAATTTACGCTCGCCAACCCaaccgtcaacaatttacacttgccaccccctccaggttcaaatctcactccaagtgatcttgaaaagttggcaaccctgcatattttaatgataaataaataataaccatattaataattacattatcgtGCTGTCAGCTTGCATGTTCTTGACCAAAAATAAAGAAAGGCTGCCAAATAGTATAAAACGTCCTGCTATACCCTCTGACAAAACGTCCTGCTATACCCTCTGACAAAACATCCTCCTATACCCTCTGATAAAATGTCCTGCTATACCCTCTGACAAAACGTCTTGCTATACCCTCTGATAAAACGTCCTCCTATACTCTCTGGCAAAACGTTCTGCTATACGCTCTGATAAAACCTCCTGCTATACGCTCTGATAAAACGTCCTGCTATACCCTCTGATAAAATGTCCTGCTATACCCACTGATAAAATGTCCTGCTATACCCTCTGATAAAGCGTCCTGCTATACCCTCTGACAAAAAGTCCTCCTATACTCTCTGACAAAAAGTCCTCCTATACCCTCTGATAAAACGTCCTGCTATACCCTCTGATAAAATGTCCAGCTATACCCTCTGACAAAACGTCCTGCTATAGGCCTACCTTCTGATAAAACGTCCTCCTATACCCTCTTATAAAACGTCCTCCTAtatcccccatactcaaatagcggcccgcgggctaCATGCGGCCTacgggctatctatttctggcccgcgagctgttttgaaaagtgtttttttaggaatcttttttttcaatcgcgctatgcggtcttattttgaaatcacacaccgcgatctcaagacgatgccggggattgcctttatggcaacaacaaacacgtaGCAGGAATTTCCAGGAATACtcaggaatttccctctgggatcaataaagtatctatctatctatctatccagcagatgcccaaatgcgttcgccaccccccctcccccccaatgtcgacagtttacgttcgcTACGTCCTGCTATACCCTCTGATAAAACGTCCTGGTATACCCTCTGATAAAACGTCCTGGTATACCCTCTGACAAAACGTCCTGCTATACCCTCTGACATAATGTCCTGCTATACCCTCTGACAAGTATCTGATTTTCCTGACAGACTCTCTGACAGAGTATCAGAGTATCAGTTTTCCCCAAATAAACGTAGACATCAAGACATCAAGCTGACATCAAGttgtttaatttaaaaaagaaagattTTGTTCAAtagtttttgtgttttgttctcAAATTTTGTTTGCACAGTACTGTAAAAGTGAAAGGTGATTATTTGTAAGTTTATAAGTCTCACCCTCTCTTCCTCAAAGCTGATGAGACCTTCGTCATCGTCACTCTCCAGCTCCTCCGGTTCCTCGCTGACCAGAGCATTCAGTTCTGTGTTAGCTGGTCGGGGCCGGAGAATGTTCAGCAGACGCTGCAGTGGCGACTGACCTCCACTAGAGGGCGAGGTCTCCTGCTGCTCCAAGTTGTCACTTTGCTTTTTGGCAAAATTCACAAAAACCTGACAGAGAAAAGAAAAGACTGAACATTGTTAAATGTTGTTACAGTCTTAAAGAGATTAAAGTAATCTTAAAGTCATCTTCAGGAGAGACTGAAGGGAGTATCATTAATGCAGTTTTATATGTAAATACATTGTGTTGAATATCATAACACAATCTTATTAGTAGTTTGAAGCTGACAGTTATGCGGCACAAAGTTGGCGTTGGATCACGTGGGACACTCACGTTGTCCAGGGTCGTCTGGCTGACGGAGTAATCTTCAATGCtcagcacctccaccacctgctcCATCTTACTGAAGACCTGAGCCAGAGAAATGCGCTCGGACTTCAGCTGGTACTGTATCTTGGTGTGGTGCCTCTCCTTGGGGATGGGTGACAAACTGTTACTGCAAGCACAGCAACTAATGAAAACAAAACTAGCAGAAAGTCctgcatgtgtttttgtgtttggtttAGACAAAACACAGTGATTCCAATTTTAATTTCTAGGCCACATTATAATGGAAACTAAtgataaataaattaaagaaaCATTCTGTTCTTAAATATTCATAAACATATCATGGAAGGGCTGTCAAACTAAAACTAAAATTCTGTAATCTTTGCTGTTATTCTTGCAATTAGAGCAATGCTTTACACAACATTATACacagtatatataaatattaagtaGAATAAATGTTTGTCATATATGATTGATTTAAACttattttaaaatttatttaaaataaacacaTAGTAGAAAACATGACTATTATTTACACCCATGTTATTCAAACACAAGAATATGCAGACACAAGAGACAGACACAAgaggcagacacagacacaagagGCAGACACAAGAGACAGACacaagagacagacacagacacaagaggcagacacaaaagacagacacagacacaagagGCAGACacaagagacagacacagacacaagagGCAGACACgaggcagacacagacacaagagGCAGACACAAGAGGCAGACACAAGAGACAGACacaagagacagacacagacacaagagacagacacaagaggtagacacagacacaagagacagacacaagagacagacacagacacaagagACAGACACAAGAGGCAGACACGAGACAGACACAAGAGGCAGACACAAgaggcagacacagacacaagagGAAGACACAAGAGACAAAGTGCCCAAACCTTCAGGACGGCCTCCGGGAAGTTCCTGCTGAAGAACCGGATCACTTCTTTCACACTTGCAGTCGTCTTCGTTCGCACCGTGATCATGTAGCCGTCCCCAAACCTGTGGATTGGATGTGAACATATCGGACGGCCTGAAGAGAGCAACAAGCAGATATACTGGGATCTACTGGGATATACTGGAAACCAGAGAATGATGAGGTGTAGCCTTGGCTAGTTGCTGGGCAATGTGCGAGGTTGCCGGGCGCAGTGCGAGGTTGCCGGGCGCAGTGCGAGGTTGCCGGGCGCAGTGCGAGGTTGCTGGGCgctgtgtgaggttgctgggcgctgtgtgaggttgctgggcaCTGTGCGAGGTTGCTGGGCgctgtgtgaggttgctgggcaCTGTGCGAGGTTGCTGGGCgctgtgtgaggttgctgggcgCTGTGCGAGGTTGCTGGGCACTGTGCGAGGTTGCTGGGCGCTGTGTGAGGTTGCCGGGCGCAGTGCAAGGTTGCCGGGCGCAGTGCGAGGTTACAGGCCCAGTGCGAGGTTGCTGGGCGCAGTGTGAGGTTGCTGGACGCAGTGCGTGGTTGCTGGGCGCTGTGCGAGGTTGCCGGGCACTGTGCGAGGTTGCTGGGTGCTGTGTGAGGTTGCCGGGTGCTGTGTGTGGTTTCTGGGCGCAGTGCAAGGTTGCTGGgtactgtgtgaggtgtggcTCACCTGTTTTTCAGGTGCTGTATGCTGCCCAGACACTTGAACCTGCCGTTCACCATGATCCCGAGCCTTGTGCACAAAGCTTCACACTCTTCCATGCTGCGGGAGAAAGTCACGTGCAGTAAGCAGTGTGAAATGCACCTGAGCCCCCTCATATGACAGCAGGGTCAAAGTTCATCACCTGTGCGACGTCAGCACCACCGATCGTCCCGTCTTGATGATGTCAAGGATGAGGTTCCACAGGAAGCGGCGGGCTTTAGGGTCCATGCCCGTGGTGGGCTCGTCCTGTGACACACAACAGGGGACGTTACGGGGGGAACCGGCTCCATCCACTGGTCAGTGGGGGGCGCTCAAGAGAACTGAGTGAACAGAGGTCCAACCAGGAAGATGAGGGAGGGGTATCCGATGAGGGCGATGGCCGTGGAGAGCTTGCGCTTGTTCCCCCCACTGTAGGTGCCGGCGGGCTTGTCGGCGTACTTGGACAGCTCGAGCTTCTCCAGGGCCCACTGGACCACCTGCTCATGGAAACACCACGTACTGAAACAGTGGAAAGCGTGGAAACAGCGCCAAGGAGCGAAAAGGAACTACAgggaattatttttaaaaatggcaCCGTTGTGACCAAGATAAAATAGCAGTGGAAATAGCTGGTAATAGCTGGGACTATTTACTATTTACCACGACTTCAGAGGAAACTTTCTAACATGTGTGGCTGTGAGAGAGAATATTTTGTAGTGTGTCACAACATGACTTAACAAGTCATCATACAAGTCagtggaactgtgtgtgtgtgtgtgtgtgtgtgtgtgtgttcaggtgtcgCCTCACCCTCTCCTGGTCCTTCCATGGTACGCCCCGTAGGCGTGTGTACAGTTCCAGGTGTTCTCTTGCTGTGAGGTCCTCAAACAGAGCATCAAACTGAGGACAGTAGCCAATACTCTGTTGCACACGCAACAGCTCCTTCAGGATACTACAGcacaagaaagagagagagagagggagagaaagagagagagaatgagtgagagagagaggattagAGATTTGACTAGACGTCCTGCTCCCTTTATTTAGAAAGACCATCATTTGTAGCACCACAACGATTTCATGAAAGATATATACTGCTAATTGTAAtcaattcagtgtgtgtgtgtgtgtgtgtgtgtgtgtgtgtgtgtgtgtgtgtgtgtgtgcgtgcgtgtgtgcgtgtgtggtgtgcgtgtgcgcgcgtgcgctcgtgcatgcgtgtgagtgtgagtgtgtgtgtgtgtgtgtgagtgtgtgtgtgtgagtgtgtgtgtgagagtgtgtgtgtgtgtgtgagtgtgtgtgtgagtgtgtgtgtgtgtgtgtgcgtgcgtgtgcgtgcgtgcgtgtgagtgtgtgtgtgtgtgtgtgtgtgtgtgagtgtgtgtgtgtgtgtgtgtgagtgtgtgtgtgtgtgtgtgcgcgtgcgtgtgtgtgcgcgtgcgtgtgtgtgagtgtgagtgtgtgtgtgcgtgtgtgtgcgtgtgtgtgagtgtatgtgtgtgtgtgtgtgagtgtgtgtgtgtgtgtgtgagtgtgagtgtgtgtgtgtgtgcgcgtgtgcgtgcgtgtgtgtgtgtgtgtgtgtgtgtgcgtgtgtgtgggtgtatgtatgtgtgtgtgtgtgtgtgtgtgtgtgtgtgtgtgagtgtgcgtgtgagtgtgagtgtgtgtgtgcgtgtgcgcgtgtgtgtgtgcatgtgtgtgtgtgagtgtgtgcgtgtgcgcgtgtgcgtgtgtgtgtgcgtgcctttGGGCTTTGTTAACACACAGAAGCTGTGGTGAGGTGCGGTACCTGTTCCTGTCGATGAAGGCCTCCCCCCCGGTGGTGCTCTCGTCTCCAGTCAGCATTTTGAAGGTGGTTGTCTTTCCTGCCCCATTGACTCCCAGCAGACCGAAACATTCCCCTGGACGCACCCCCAGACACAGGCGGTCCACCGCCAAGATCCGCCCCATCTTCCGAGATTTATACACCTGCAGAACGAAGCATTTACACTGACTATAAGAGACTGGGAGAGGCAATAAGAAAATAATGTGTTGGTCAATGACCTGCCTTCTGTTGAAATATTTGGTTGTATTAACATGTCCTGAATGTTTTTTTAAGGGAGTCTGTCCTTCCTGTCTGACGCTGCATGAATCAAGTGATCGCACAGGAGGAGCATGTGTAGTTTGGGAGGGATCTTTAAGAGAAAGATTTAGCCTGGATGGATTGAAGGTGAGAGGCTGGACTCCTTCGGTGGATACAGAGGAGATTCAGGAGTATCAAACCTTTGATGAAATGTGGTGGATGTTAGCAAGAATTGTAATATTGATTATGGCAGCTTTGGAAACTGTTGATGATTGGTTAACGTATTACACTGCTGGAGGGTTCGTGCGGGAGGCCGCTGCCTCACCTTGGTGAGGTTCTCGATCTTCAGCATGTCACTGTCGGCGTCTCCCCTCAGAACTCTTCGTCTTTCCCGCGCTACGTCGACATCGTCATCCTCGACAGGCTGACTGTTTACTGGCACTCTCCTGCAAAGAATGAACACGTAGCGCCATTTTCTTCCTGTCTTTCATCGACCACCAGTCAGAGCAATGcgatcacacacagacacgcgttTGTAAtgtgctcatacacacacatttgcatgaACACATTTGCAAATTCTGAACACACAGACTCACTGAGGTTTCCTGAGGAAGTTATACTGGCAGAGAATGGTGATGAGGAACCCGACAAACCCCTCTATGGTCATGGCCACCAGCCCACGGGTCACGATGTCCCATTCAAAGGGAGACTTCACCTTATCAAACTGACCTGCAGGACACAACACAACCATGAGGGGGCAGCAAAGATCAGCGCTGTTAGGCGCCTCCATGTATGCAAAAGCACAAACCTACCTATTTTAGCATAGTACTCATTGATGTATTCATTGTAGGCCATTTCCATCAACCCATGACCGAGGTTGTAATTAGGAAAGATGAGGAAACAGGACTTCAGATAGCTGTTCACAAGCTTCAGATCCTGGGCGAGCGGAGAGAAAATCACAGCAATTGAAACAAAACAAGTGTTCCTATCTCTTCTGCCCAAATCAGCGAtgttgacctttgaccctgctACTGTGTACCTTGTCATGTTCGAACAGCTGGAGGAGGAACGTCGCCACGGTAGCCGTGATTCCGATGAAGAGGTTAATGACGATGAGGAAGACGTAAGCGGTACTGGGCACCTCGAACCAGAAGGAGGCTGGGTACATGATCGGAGTTATGGACCAGCTGCAGAAAGGTGGGAAACCAGTGATAATCAAGAGAATAAACACCAAATTTCAGTGCATGAAAAATTAATATCAGATCATTTCTTAAGAATATTCATTAATTCTCTATGTATTCACTGTTGTTCTCCTTCATGCTGATTCTCtttcttgtatgtgtgtgtgtgtgtgtgtgtgtgtgcgtgcgtgcgtgtgtgtgtgtatgtgtgtgcgcatgtatgtatatgtgtgtgtgtgtgtgtgtgtgtgtgcgcatgtatgtatatgtgtgtgtgtgtgtgtgcgcatgtatgtgtgtgtgtgtgtgtgtgcgtgcgtgtgtgcgtgcgtgtgtgcgcagtgCGTTTCTGTACCCATAGAGCAGGAAGAGAGACAGCACGGCTGGGAAGTTTTTGGGGGACGTGTACGCAGGAAGGTCGAACACGAAGAGAATGAGAACACAGCATGTGGCAGGAACCAGGTAATTGagctatgagagagagagagagagagagagagagagagagagagagagagagagagagcacgagagagagatagagagtgtgtgagtaagaGAGACTTTGACTTTTAGGGTGGATATACTAAATCAGCCGTTACCTTCCTCCATCACTAAACCCAAATCCTTTCAAACACTTTTATATAAAATAACAGTTCATATATCTATAATCCCACAGTCCCTGCTGAaagaatacaccacacacaacacaccatacacaacacaccatacacaacacaccatacacaacacaccatacacagcacaccatacacaacacaccatacacagcacaccatacacaacacaccatACATAAACATTATCATACATAAACATTATCATCTACTATCAGCAGAGCACTCTGCATCTACAACACCCAccatacacaacacaacatacaATGTGAGGTAATTTTATGAAGTCACTCCAGGGCATACCAAGACCAAACCGGTAAACACAGTATCTAAATTAAAGaccatgagagagagggagagaaagggagagagggagagaaagggagagagggagagatgaagagagggaggaagcaATTGAGTGAAAACTACGGGGAGAGAAGCCATTTAGACTCCAGAGGTGGGCGTATGGACAGCAGACAGATGCcatggctcacacacacacacacacacacacacacacacacacacacacacacacacacacacacacacacacacacacacacacagacacacacacacacacacacacatggctccTCACCCTTACCATGTCCCATATGTAATTGGCCAGCCAGTAGATGACAGGGTCACACCCACTGACGAACTGCAGGTGTTTGGCCTTTGTAGACTTCTCAGCGACCAGAAAGACCACGAAGCTGGCCGGCACGAAAGACATGGCCACGATGATGAAGATGGCGATGACCACGTCTGTGCCTTggagcctgggggggggggggggggggcagaggaggTGTTAGAGAGGatctagaggagagagaggagagacgagGGCATAAAGACTGAAAGGAGCATGCAAACTCTTACAGATAGTCCAGAGAAAGGCTTGCACTGGTCCTGTTCATGGGATGATTGGTCACTGTGatgcctgtacacacacacacacacacacacacaatcaagggacggcatgaacacacacagcgcTCCTGTAATGCAGTGCCCTGGACCCCGGAGACTGACCGTAAGCCGCAGggttgcccttgctgatgggcAGGTTGGCCCGCAGGATGGCGTTGTTGAGCACGTTCAGGTACGTGGGCATGCTGTGGTAGCCCTTGTTGTTGTACAGCACCTGCGGAGAGTGGGAGGGGCGTCAGGCAGGAGGCGGGGCTCCGGAGGAACACGTGTGCTGCGCGCCACTCGCTCACCTGGGACGCCCGCCGCACCGCTATTTTGCGCACCATGGGCGGCGTCTTCCTCCCAAAGGACGCTGGGACGGATTTCTGGATGTTTCCAACGGTGATGCCTCCATATCTGTGGTGCAGAAGCAACGCGGCATGTACAATGTGACCATGGATTGTATTGGTGGCCATTATCCACCAATGAATGACCTTGCATGCATAATGCTAATTTACAATGCTAATTACAGTGATGCAATTGGGTGGCATTAGCATGTTTGAATGGAGCGGCGCGTCGTGCCTGTGCAGTCTCAGGCGGTCCGAGGTGTAGAGCAGGTACTCGGACACATTGCGCCCAGTGATGTCCACCAGGATGTCCCCGGTAACCACCTTCATGAGCGGGGGCCGCCCACCGACCCCGCTGGGGCAGGAGAAGCCCGTGCCCTGCATGGAACAGACACAGCGCACCGGCTCGTGGATGGAGAGGGGCAGCGGGGGTGGAGACGTCACCATCTCTACAGACACACAGCGAGAGTAGCACAGCAGTCAGCTTGTCCAGACAGGAAACGCTTCACGCTGACCATTCTTTCGCATTCTTTATATTTTTATTGACATTGCGCGATGGCTATAcaaatgtgtatttttaaaaCGCCAGCCTAGGAAAACAAACGGATCTGGAAGTGAAAAGGAATTACAAAATCGGTTTAGGTTCACGTGTGACATTTGCACGGCCGTCCGCTGAGGCGAGTTTATCGCACGTCGCACGCGACAGGCGGCCGTACCGCGGACGGTGGTCGGAGGGGCCGCCGTGTAGTTCCAGAGGCCGTCCTCAAAGTGGGGCTCGGGGTCGTCAGAGGGAGCCGGCGAGGGCGGAGGGGGCACGAAGTTCGACAGGGGGACGCCCTGCGTAAAGGAGTCCAGGCACATGGGGTCAAAGTAGCGGGTGGCCAGTGTCTTGGCGTTGTGGGCGTAGGGGTTGAAGGTCTGGGCCAGCTGGTCCAGGGTGTTGTTGAAGGGCGTTTTCAGCACGCAGGTGGCCCCCACACCCGAGGGCATGAGCAGAGTCTCGACGATCTTTGATGGGCCGGCGTCTGGGGACAGTTTGCTCCTGGAGTGAGCCAAGAGTGGTGGAGCGTTACGGTGGGAAGAAAAGGCAATCTTTGTCTCCTCAGTTTTATCCTGATCATAATACCGTCATCATAATCGCTAGTATCGTTTTCATCATTTTTACTGCCAGCCTTGCAGCTGAAATTTGGATCATTACTTTGTGCTAACGACATTCGTAACAGTTATGATTGTGTAAAACAAGTAAAAGTTATGCCGGTATGCAACTTCCTTTGCTGTGAGGAACCTCTCACCTGTACTGCGGTCGGTTCTCGTTGGCATAAGGGACGAAGTTTCCTCGCGGCTGAGTGTAGTTATGGTACTGGGACGGCgagaggatgaggggaggcAGGTCACCTACAGGCGCGAAAAGAGAGATTGGTCCAACGTTAACCTTTACGTGCTGCGGTGTTAAGACTGGAGCTCCATCTTGAAGAACGGTCACAAGACAAGCGTCTACGTCCACCCTCTGCCTCACCTATCTCCGGCACGGACAGCGCCACTGTCATGGCCACGCAGACGAAGAAAGCAGGTAGCAGGATCTGGGAGAAGAGTCCTTTGGTGTTCCTCTTGGCACAGTGGAATCTCTTGACGATGAGACCATGGAACTGACGCAGACGCAGCCACCAGCCCTCCAGCTTGAAGCTGCCCTGCCCCTCCAGCACCATGGGCTCAGGCGGGCATGGCTCACCATCTAGGGAGGGGCAGGActtatatttataatatatataatacatcaTAAATATATGCATATTATATgcaaatatatgtatattatatgcaaatatatgtgtatatattaatatatgtatgtataatgCCCTCACCTCTAAGGCTGGCAGAGTCTGGGTCCTGGTTGTTGTTGAACAGGGGGCAGTATTCTCCGTAGAAGTCAGAGTACGGACCGCCCTCGTCCCCCCGCACGGAGCCCACCGAGGAGTCCGAGTGCAGGGAGGCCTGGCTAGGGCTCAGCCTGGAGCACATCACCAGGTTACTCATCTCCACCTCCGGCCGGGTCACGGCACCGTCAGCAACCCCCTCGCACTGTGGCGCAGCTAGTAAAGTCGAAGGCTTCCCGGCTGACGCGCCACCGGGCGAACTCTTCAAATCTAAGACACAGAAAAATACAAAGAGACCTCAGAACATGTCAATCGGAAGATGACAAACAAAAGCTCTGCCTGTAGCTTCTCCAACAAATGCTGattttcacgtgtgtgtgtatatacgtttTCACGCGAGGTCTTTGCATAAGGCTActtcctctcacctgcgtcacTGTTCTCCAGGGACAGGTCTTCCTCCGACACTTTAAGGAAGACCTCCTCCAGCGTGGTGTCCATCACTCCAAAGCTTGTGAGAGCCAAACTGTCCAAGCTCTGCTCCAGGGCCTGGGCGGAGAGACCGCTGGTCAGCCTCGCTGCTGCTCAAGGCACACACATCCACTTCCACACATCTTTCTGCTCCACTCCTCATTGTGTGCGATCTGAGAACTCAGTCTCTCCTGCCATCCCAAACATGCTGCTCAAATGCAGTTATGTTCTTTCAACTACCAAAGTCAGAAACATTGGAATCGGATCGACAAACAGTCACATTTTTTGGAATATTTagcatttttcattttaatccTGTGAACTGTGCTTGCACGATGTAAGGGATTTCTTTTAGTAACACTTAATCTAAACGTCTTGAGGATCTTAACATTTCAACACAGTCTGGCTGCAATAACCAATCAGAAAGACAAGGTCCATCCTGCCTGTCAGGCCCTTGAATTGGATTTGTAAAAAGATTTGGATTGAGGGAGTTGGGCTGGAGAGAAGATCTGGACCCTGGAAGATCTGGGTAAATGTGGTGGAAGTTTGCAATAAGTGTAAAATCAATTATAGCAGCTTTAATCTTTCCCAAGcctacttgtgtgtgtgtgtgtgtgtgtgtgtgtgtgtgtacctgaaacAGTCTCTCAAAGCAGCCTTTCTTGACTGCATCTGATGGCAGGATGTAGGATAACTCGGTGTTGGAGTCGGACACCAGCAGGCAGGATGCTACGTACTGTCGGATAAACTGGGTCACTCTGCTCTCAGAGCACAGGGACATGGACGAGCAAGGGGGTGCCCTCAACTGGTCTGAGAACAGACAGAAACTGAGCTTAAAGTaggtgaaggtgtgtttggAAGGTTGCTTGGCTGTTCTAAAAGCAGAACAAAGAGTGGTGAGAAAAGAGCTCGAACGCAATAGTCAGTAGTTGAGCACCTACCGGCATTAATTACAGTAACTGCATTAAAAACCACCACAGGGTGAAAACACATCCTGTCAAATACTGTATTTATAAAAACCATAAACATAAACATTTCACATAAACAAAAGGCTTTTCGTGTGCAGAGGTGGACAATGGATGACTACCCAGAAGAAGAGATGCTTACTGGAGACAGACATGCACTTGTGGGCCTCACCGGCAGGGTGGGAGTCGCTCTGCTTCTTGACGAGGGTGAGCTTGTAGCCGTCACCGTAGGTGCTCTTGAGGAACAGAGGAGAACCACAACACTTCAGCTTCCCATGGGAGATGATGGCGATGCGGTCTCCTAGGAGATCAGCCTCATCCATGTGGTGAGTTGAGAGCAGGATGGTTCGacctgtttatgtgtgtgtgcaaacacacacacacagacacaagcacacagacacacacacacacacacaagcacacagacacacgcgcacacacacaagcacacagacacacacgcacacacacacacacacaagcacacagacacacacacacgcacacacacagaca
The genomic region above belongs to Brachyhypopomus gauderio isolate BG-103 chromosome 3, BGAUD_0.2, whole genome shotgun sequence and contains:
- the abca2 gene encoding ATP-binding cassette sub-family A member 2 isoform X2 encodes the protein MGFLHQLHLLLWKNVSLKRRGPWVLAFEIFIPLVLFFILLGLRQKKPAIPVKEAFYSASPLTSAGIIPIMQSLCPDGQRDEFGFLQYKNSTVTQLLERIGEVVEQNHLFTSDRPSLGEELESLQQHLESLSSTRSPLENGFNASHAFTVGSLMHNQSQFHQFLVQNLSLANDVAHMLLSAPVNLKQVYHLMFGTYPKAGPEGGSWPEGQRDDPGEKVSQLEEHLLGGWRALEGGLVQEALRDPDKAPDRQVMLQLLSQALGLTGGGSPSQKYDSEGLREMEKILLAAGVLEALTCGEGGTGELDKILLVPEKQQPMLRAYQAAVCGGGAGQRAEVFGELSQELRDEIDTQRIIEMLRLEQANQSGLLVQSHLGALLKDLAQVERLLRDVDLLSGLAKLLPKGACAGHQVSPAQTNVTWSSNSTTWGPNVTAEGGGEPPVGKEAETENPRSQFSAFVQLWAGLQPILCGNNRIIEPEALKQGNMSSLGFTSKEQRNLGLLVHLMTTNPKILYSPIGSQVDKVIQKANETFAFMGNVTHYARLWLNISAELRTFLQEGRLHNHLAWLQQFTSDLRRHPELFNASDSELVESLLQENFTLPNISTLLEQLDTIDNAACGWTQFMSKVSVDIFKGFRDEESIVNYTLNQAYQDNISVFASVIFQTNKDGSLPPHVQYKIRQNSSFTEKTNEIRRAYWRPGPNTGGKFYFLYGFVWIQDMMERAIINTFVGHDVVEPGNYVQMFPYPCYTRDDFLFVIEHMMPLCMVISWVYSVAMMIQHIVAEKEHRLKEVMKMMGLNNAVHWVAWFITGFVQLSISVTALTAILKYGRVLLHSDPFIIWLFLTIYAVATIMFCFLVSVIYSKAKLASACGGIIYFLSYVPYMYVAIREEVAHDKITAFEKCIASLMSTTAFGLGSKYFALYEVAGVGIQWRTINQSPVEGDDFNLLLSMVMLIIDATVYGVLTWYIEAVHPGMYGLPRPWYFPLQKSYWLGSGRIETWEWPWGSGARLSVMEEDQACAMEHRRLEESRGIEEEPSHLPLVVCIDKLTKVYKTGSKLALNKLSLNLHENQVVSFLGHNGAGKTTTMSILTGLFPPTSGSATIYGHDIRTEMERIRQNLGMCPQHNVLFDKLSVEEHLWFYSRLKGMEEEDIRKEMDKMIEDLELSNKRHSLVQTLSGGMKRKLSVAIAFVGGSRAVILDEPTAGVDPYARRAIWDLILKYKQGRTILLSTHHMDEADLLGDRIAIISHGKLKCCGSPLFLKSTYGDGYKLTLVKKQSDSHPADQLRAPPCSSMSLCSESRVTQFIRQYVASCLLVSDSNTELSYILPSDAVKKGCFERLFQALEQSLDSLALTSFGVMDTTLEEVFLKVSEEDLSLENSDADLKSSPGGASAGKPSTLLAAPQCEGVADGAVTRPEVEMSNLVMCSRLSPSQASLHSDSSVGSVRGDEGGPYSDFYGEYCPLFNNNQDPDSASLRDGEPCPPEPMVLEGQGSFKLEGWWLRLRQFHGLIVKRFHCAKRNTKGLFSQILLPAFFVCVAMTVALSVPEIGDLPPLILSPSQYHNYTQPRGNFVPYANENRPQYRSKLSPDAGPSKIVETLLMPSGVGATCVLKTPFNNTLDQLAQTFNPYAHNAKTLATRYFDPMCLDSFTQGVPLSNFVPPPPSPAPSDDPEPHFEDGLWNYTAAPPTTVREMVTSPPPLPLSIHEPVRCVCSMQGTGFSCPSGVGGRPPLMKVVTGDILVDITGRNVSEYLLYTSDRLRLHRYGGITVGNIQKSVPASFGRKTPPMVRKIAVRRASQVLYNNKGYHSMPTYLNVLNNAILRANLPISKGNPAAYGITVTNHPMNRTSASLSLDYLLQGTDVVIAIFIIVAMSFVPASFVVFLVAEKSTKAKHLQFVSGCDPVIYWLANYIWDMLNYLVPATCCVLILFVFDLPAYTSPKNFPAVLSLFLLYGWSITPIMYPASFWFEVPSTAYVFLIVINLFIGITATVATFLLQLFEHDKDLKLVNSYLKSCFLIFPNYNLGHGLMEMAYNEYINEYYAKIGQFDKVKSPFEWDIVTRGLVAMTIEGFVGFLITILCQYNFLRKPQRVPVNSQPVEDDDVDVARERRRVLRGDADSDMLKIENLTKVYKSRKMGRILAVDRLCLGVRPGECFGLLGVNGAGKTTTFKMLTGDESTTGGEAFIDRNSILKELLRVQQSIGYCPQFDALFEDLTAREHLELYTRLRGVPWKDQERVVQWALEKLELSKYADKPAGTYSGGNKRKLSTAIALIGYPSLIFLDEPTTGMDPKARRFLWNLILDIIKTGRSVVLTSHSMEECEALCTRLGIMVNGRFKCLGSIQHLKNRFGDGYMITVRTKTTASVKEVIRFFSRNFPEAVLKERHHTKIQYQLKSERISLAQVFSKMEQVVEVLSIEDYSVSQTTLDNVFVNFAKKQSDNLEQQETSPSSGGQSPLQRLLNILRPRPANTELNALVSEEPEELESDDDEGLISFEEERVQLSFNTDTLC